From Daphnia pulicaria isolate SC F1-1A chromosome 11, SC_F0-13Bv2, whole genome shotgun sequence, the proteins below share one genomic window:
- the LOC124315926 gene encoding DNA repair protein XRCC2-like, which produces MANIVKTESGIDLLQRLSVRPKLIGLQTEVFGENGPQPGDVIEISEKNTNLKTVLLTQWIIRCILPSIWKGIKIGGLEVGVVFLSTDHHFSLLNLVTVLERTLKRNLRQYHELLPASGISIVEEIVKDSLKRLSVYESFNKTELLFNFCSTKTYILSHPKSSVVMLDSLSAFYWEDRLSASTMQSLDKYCQSLLLCLIEKLKQTNITIIYTVQQFLRESHERESAEDQLLIYSLSLENESQTMIHIEDRRNAKKFSKKIEILKGDLLIK; this is translated from the exons ATGGCAAATATTGTCAAGACAGAAAGTGGTATCGATCTATTGCAAAGGCTCTCTGTCAGGCCTAAACTCATAGGATTACAAACTGAAGTCTTTGGCGAAAATGGACCCCAACCAGGTGACGTGATAGAGATCTCTGAAAAGAATACAAACCTCAAAACTGTTTTGTTGACTCAATGGATCATAAGGTGTATTCTTCCATCAATATggaaaggaataaaaattgGTGGACTAGAAGTGGGAGTGGTTTTCCTCTCTACTGATCATCACTTTTCACTTCTAAACTTAGTCACTGTGCTTGAAAGGacattgaaaagaaatcttcGTCAGTACCATGAATTATTACCTGCTTCTGGGATTTCCATAGTTGAAGAAATTGTCAAGGATTCCCTCAAAAGACTTTCTGTGTATGAAAGTTTTAATAAGACTGAGCTACTCTTTAATTTCTGTTCTACAAAAACCTACATTCTCTCCCACCCTAAGTCTTCGGTTGTGATGCTTGACAG TCTATCAGCATTCTACTGGGAAGACCGACTGTCAGCTTCTACAATGCAAAGCCTTGACAAATATTGCCAATCTCTTCTACTCTGCcttattgaaaaattgaagcaAACCAACATTACCATTATATACACTGTCCAGCAATTCCTTAGGGAATCTCATGAAAGAGAGAGTGCTGAAGATCAGTTATTAATATACTCCCTATCTCTAGAAAACGAATCCCAAACTATGATTCACATAGAAGACAGAAGAAATgccaaaaaattttcaaaaaaaattgaaattctgaaAGGAGATttgttaattaaataa
- the LOC124315866 gene encoding centrosomin-like, with translation MASFRLGPLKSPNRRLLSHQNTPPFSIDPSQLQVSLEQTQGAPPTPQANRQSSGKSSPLRGRCVKEYEEQLQQLQHENFNLKLRVFLLEERVGKALGRTDAADIIKNNIELKVENETLKKSLAEKCQLLAQASGAIEELENQQRASLASHQAEQRSLQQQLQHLQKELAEAEEARVNGRMSLMPDESNDLYAQAFGSFLLNPNQPTCNYSDHHSKKEMDELQEKVDQLVSEATARVEEMDKLSSEVSQSQGQLKEFQQRVQALENDITQMENNRVEKDLKIANLTSLLDNQTKESKIRHPAVEKDKIIEEKQHQLEQQNKILVEIQITLDEKQKQIAELEGSLNDKKKKVVELEKSLSKAGRTLQGFVTDIQKKEKELEHLKVEGRKKDKRVKDLTAELKEAQELFNKTKWETEVSGKEDNIKAMAEEENERLWAELEEKKKLLIAAEQQKARLQLDADQLASLRLEVGQKEQAVAEAETQIATLKRQMMDLQQEMNSRAAIPSSHRSELRSRHSLDSTEQQQQQPSALAAQLAAYVRERQDLTETVQSLKNQLLAYQNGNGEPTEAASWKLRYEESQEKAERMDKELQRLKAEIRSWKKQAETSFNGSVRAGDHEVRSYKKELTALRQRLADSTNACDLLRTRLEEMADFLEEILSMSQQELLNLSNWSAASKRRQALQHSILQSRELSRTLSQSLMIGVDPDDQQQHSSSSLSTTSSNWSSHSNEQQLKMSREKSVDSLPPPCLDTEEIGCQVQLELSAANEPSRKMLVDQLRETVKELEDQVKQRDEEIARMKITNNTVANNKSMQTDRLSLATQPQNKNLLISSTPYHRPGQSGATFLSPVAMTRGKTQPTAFSGGELFPPEPTNSINFSAKESISPQKAPLQPRDVGMSESEAWSEPDRTVSFARIGLPVQHQIEINSIAALLSNKKPIAHSNAGLLTTVDSSDSSKRTARRSRSDPCEVKRTGNRLRSLEQENSKLRLQLAELVNCLRSTYDIQFSKDESVLLEDSQDKEESINASERRNSIDDLAGAGDLTTAQYIIDALKNRLLKMKEVIKRRESRLREAKDLNTQLEFKVREKYYRECEIQLQLKEVQERLGDKNREVELLEARWIEAQSQWMSTTAAKDRQAAELRSALDARETELRTALMKAQLWETSYNDGQKTMRQVESELKSQQERLIQSMSLLEQQVRVLKEDLESVREDRSRLQKELEMFREQAANAELSQNSPILHAALQSTSRRRSSQGIQRQASQMSDYVSDQAVSEDQAPNLVIQAGKNNESNASANASRPSALHLSPDLGIDSDPGRFSSLEHSAVEHKDAHGFNSWATNKVSPKQKEAVLHKDGLSPDVLNSSSCVNCNRWENKYIKAKQTLAATLEKLQAANVRKEKVDRALNKELGKTHNILCQARGLLEQANHAGN, from the exons ATGGCTTCATTCCGGCTTGGTCCGTTGAAAAGTCCGAATCGACGCTTGTTGAGTCATCAAAACACGCCGCCGTTTAg CATCGATCCTTCGCAATTGCAAGTATCTCTGGAACAGACACAAGGTGCTCCCCCGACGCCTC AGGCCAATAGACAATCCTCTGGCAAGTCATCTCCGTTACGAGGTCGCTGTGTCAAAGAATACGAAGAGCAattgcagcagctgcagcacgAGAATTTCAACTTGAAACTTCGCGTTTTCCTGTTGGAAGAAAGAGTGGGCAAAGCTTTGGGTAGGACCGATGCGGCCGATATTATCAAGAACAATATTGAATTGAAAGTTGAAAACGAGACATTGAAAAAGTCTCTTGCTGAGAAATGCCAGTTATTGGCTCAAGCTTCGGGCGCTATCGAAGAGCTCGAGAATCAACAGCGCGCCTCTCTAGCTTCTCATCAGGCGGAACAACGATCTCTACAGCAGCAACTGCAGCATCTTCAAAAG GAGTTGGCTGAAGCTGAAGAAGCTCGCGTCAATGGTCGGATGAGTCTCATGCCGGATGAATCCAACGACTTGTATGCCCAAGCCTTTGGCTCCTTTCTATTGAATCCGAATCAGCCAACCTGCAACTACTCTGATCATCACAGCAAGAAGGAGATGGATGAGCTGCAAGAAAAAGTGGATCAGCTCGTCAGTGAGGCCACTGCCCGTGTGGAAGAAATGGACAAGTTGAGCAGCGAAGTGAGTCAGTCGCAG GGTCAATTGAAAGAGTTCCAGCAACGAGTCCAGGCTCTCGAGAATGACATCACTCAAATGGAGAACAATCGAGTTGAAAAGGACTTGAAAATAGCTAATTTAACTTCCCTGCTGGACAACCAGACTAAAGAAAGCAAAATCCGTCATCCGGCTGTCGAAAAAGACAAGATAATTGAAGAGAAACAACATCAACTGGAAcagcaaaacaaaattcttgtcgaAATTCAGATTACTTTGGACgagaaacaaaagcaaataGCTGAACTGGAAGGATCCCTCaacgacaagaagaaaaaggttgtCGAGTTGGAAAAAAGCCTATCAAAAGCTGGCCGTACGCTCCAAGGTTTCGTGACAGACatccaaaagaaagaaaaagaactggaaCATTTGAAGGTTGAAGGCCGCAAAAAAGATAAACGCGTCAAGGATTTGACGGCCGAACTCAAAGAAGCGCAAGAGTTATTCAACAAGACGAAATGGGAGACGGAGGTGTCCGGTAAAGAAGACAACATCAAAGCTATGGCTGAAGAAGAGAATGAGCGTTTATGGGCCGAAttggaggagaagaagaaacttttgATTGCCGCCGAACAACAAAAAGCACGTCTACAGCTCGATGCCGATCAACTGGCTTCGTTACGGCTAGAAGTAGGCCAGAAGGAGCAAGCTGTTGCGGAAGCTGAGACGCAGATTGCCACCCTGAAGCGCCAGATGATGGATCTTCAGCAAGAGATGAATTCTCGAGCAGCTATTCCTTCAAGCCATCGATCAGAACTGAGATCTCGACATTCCTTGGATTCgacagaacaacaacaacaacaaccttctGCCCTCGCTGCCCAGTTGGCAGCCTACGTCCGTGAGCGCCAGGATCTTACCGAGACTGTACAAAGTCTAAAAAACCAGCTGTTGGCCTATCAAAATGGCAATGGCGAACCTACAGAAGCCGCGTCATGGAAATTACGCTATGAAGAATCGCAAGAAAAGGCTGAGCGTATGGATAAGGAACTGCAGCGTCTCAAGGCGGAGATTCGCAGTTGGAAGAAACAAGCAGAAACGAGTTTCAACGGGTCTGTGCGGGCAGGTGATCATGAAGTGAGAAGCTACAAAAAGGAGTTGACTGCGTTACGACAACGTTTGGCAGATTCAACCAATGCCTGTGATTTGTTACGTACGCGTCTTGAAGAGATGGCTGACTTTTTGGAAGAGATTTTGTCGATGAGCCAACAAGAGCTGCTCAATCTGAGCAATTGGTCGGCTGCCAGTAAACGTCGACAAGCGTTGCAGCATTCCATCCTGCAAAGCAGAGAATTGTCTCGAACTCTTTCGCAATCGCTGATGATTGGCGTCGATCCCGACGACCAGCAACAACATTCGAGCAGTTCCCTCTCGACTACGAGCAGCAATTGGAGCTCTCATAGCAACGAACAGCAGCTGAAAATGAGTCGAGAAAAGTCTGTCGACAGTCTACCTCCGCCTTGCTTAGACACGGAAGAAATCGGTTGCCAAGTCCAGCTGGAACTCTCGGCGGCCAACGAACCGTCTCGTAAGATGTTGGTGGATCAATTGCGTGAAACGGTCAAGGAGTTGGAAGACCAGGTCAAGCAGCGCGATGAAGAAATTGCTCGAATGAAAATTACCAACAACACTGTggctaataataaatccatgCAGACAGATCGACTTTCGTTAGCTACGCAacctcaaaacaaaaacttgctGATCAGCAGCACGCCTTATCATCGCCCAGGGCAGTCTGGTGCCACGTTCTTATCTCCGGTGGCAATGACGAGAGGTAAAACGCAGCCGACAGCTTTCTCTGGCGGAGAACTTTTCCCTCCGGAACCAACAAATTCGATTAACTTTTCGGCAAAGGAAAGCATAAGTCCTCAGAAGGCGCCGTTGCAACCTCGTGACGTCGGGATGTCGGAATCTGAGGCTTGGTCGGAACCAGATCGAACTGTTTCATTCGCCCGTATTGGCTTACCTGTTCAGCATCAAATCGAAATCAATTCGATCGCCGCCCTCCTTTCGAACAAGAAACCCATCGCACATTCCAACGCCGGTCTCCTGACTACGGTCGACAGTAGTGATTCTTCCAAGCGGACAG CGAGACGCTCGAGGTCTGATCCCTGCGAAGTCAAGCGCACCGGTAACCGACTACGATCGCTGGAGCAGGAAAACAGTAAACTTCGCTTGCAATTAGCGGAATTGGTCAACTGTCTGCGTTCCACCTATGACATCCAATTTTCCAAAGACGAGTCCGTTCTGTTAGAAGATTCGCAAGATAAGGAGGAATCGATCAATGCCAGTGAAAGGCGTAATTCCATCGATGATCTGGCTGGTGCTGGTGACCTGACTACAGCACAATACATCATTGATGCGCTGAAAAATCGTCTTCTGAAGATGAAGGAAGTCATTAAACGGAGAGAATCGCGATTGCGCGAAGCCAAGGATTTGAATACGCAACTTGAATTCAAAGTCAGGGAAAAGTACTACCGAGAGTGTGAAATTCAATTGCAGCTCAAAGAGGTACAGGAGAGACTTGGCGACAAAAACCGCGAAGTGGAGCTGCTGGAAGCTCGCTGGATTGAAGCGCAATCGCAATGGATGTCGACCACCGCCGCCAAGGATCGCCAAGCCGCTGAGCTCCGCAGCGCACTAGACGCCCGTGAAACTGAGCTCCGCACTGCTCTGATGAAAGCTCAACTGTGGGAGACGTCTTACAATGATGGACAGAAAACTATGCGTCAAGTGGAGAGTGAGCTGAAATCGCAGCAGGAGCGTTTGATACAATCCATGTCCTTGTTGGAACAGCAAGTCCGTGTGTTGAAAGAGGATTTGGAATCGGTCAGGGAAGATCGAAGTAGGCTGCAAAAGGAATTGGAGATGTTTAGAGAACAAGCTGCTAACGCTGAATTGTCGCAAAATTCTCCAATCCTCCATGCTGCTCTCCAGTCGACATCACGTCGGCGTAGTAGTCAAGGAATTCAACGTCAGGCTAGCCAAATGTCGGATTACGTGTCGGATCAAGCAGTTTCAGAAGATCAAGCCCCTAATCTCGTCATCCAG GCTGGAAAGAATAATGAGTCCAACGCCAGTGCAAATGCTTCAAGACCTTCGGCACTTCATCTTTCACCAGATTTGGGAATTGATTCCGATCCTGGGCGGTTCTCCAGTTTGGAACATTCAGCTGTGGAGCATAAAGATGCTCATGGCTTTAATTCGTGGGCTACTAATAAAG TGAGTCCTAAGCAAAAAGAAGCGGTACTTCATAAGGATGGCCTTTCGCCTGATGTTTTGAACTCTTCCAGTTGTGTCAACTGTAACAGAtgggaaaataaatatatcaaagCTAAACAAACGTTGGCAGCTACGTTGGAAAAACTTCAAGCCGCCAATGTGCGCAAGGAAAAGGTTGATCGAGCTTTAAACAAAGAATTGGGCAAAACCCACAACATTCTCTGTCAG GCTAGAGGCTTATTGGAACAGGCTAATCATGCcggcaattaa
- the LOC124315914 gene encoding uncharacterized protein C19orf47-like yields the protein MDEEVTAPFWISFFVEAGIPPAAAANYAIIFTENRIQKHMLLDLTKEYLKDMGITVLGDVIAILKHSKRYHEKVAREKVLAIDKETSVMKATKHLNEMLLKDDIPKSVVNNVKISVPKINTVTRPSPPKKLKTTKPEVLKDTEEIEWVEEVEEFEELKRKVIPPKLPTKKAAPVVNPTKVVKKTSVFDRLGESNVTSTTPEIQDSPTNATAASKIQPSSVFRRLGGIQEKKESPMDVKAVTRTLISTLPGKTVKKVATKPSKASDSSKSFLRMDIENSAIKQSARERLGLDRPSSSKISVVSTKVAPKNPIRTIVSPKEIQQKRLVRPPQSSSSSIKHQSSGVKQRLGSVAVIKSSSSTTSSSVFNRLGVNKK from the exons ATGGACGAGGAAGTAACTGCTC CATTCTGGATCTCATTTTTCGTCGAAGCTGGAATACCTCCAGCGGCTGCAGCAAACTACGCCATAATATTCACAGAAAATCGTATTCAAAAACACATGCTGCTCGATTTAACCAAGGAATACCTCAAAGATATGGGAATCACTGTCTTAGGGGATGTAATTGCCATTCTCAAGCATTCCAAACGTTACCATGAGAAG GTTGCAAGAGAGAAAGTTCTTGCTATTGACAAAGAGACTTCAGTAATGAAAG CAACAAAGCATTTGAATGAAATGCTGCTAAAAGATGATATACCCAAATCGGTAGTTAATAATGTTAAAATATCAG TTCCGAAAATCAATACAGTGACAAGGCCTTCTCctcctaaaaaattaaaaaccacCAAACCTGAAGTCTTAAAGGAtacagaagaaattgaatggGTAGAGGAGGTAGAAGAGTTTGAGGAACTTAAGAGGAAAGTCATCCCTCCCAAATTGCCTACTAAAAAAGCTGCACCAGTTGTGAATCCAACTAAAGTGGTCAAAAAGACTTCAGTCTTTGACCGCCTAGGAGAGAGCAACGTGACAAGCACCACTCCTGAAATTCAAGACTCTCCTACTAATGCCACTGCCGCCTCCAAG ATACAACCGAGTTCAGTTTTTCGCCGATTGGGTGGTAttcaagagaagaaagaatctcCAATGGACGTCAAAGCCGTCACAAGAACGCTGATCAGTACTTTACCAGGCAAAACGGTTAAGAAAGTCGCGACGAAACCAAGCAAAGCGTCAG ATTCGAGTAAGTCTTTCCTCAGAATGGACATCGAAAATTCAGCTATTAAACAGAGTGCAAGAGAGCGACTTGGGCTTGACAGGCCAAGCAGCTCCAAGATAAGTGTCGTTTCTACAAAGGTGGCTCCAAAAAATCCCATAAGAACTATAGTCTCACccaag gagATCCAACAAAAACGGCTTGTCAGGCCACCTcaatcatcatcgtcatcaatAAAACATCAGTCAAGTGGAGTGAAACAACGTTTAGGATCTGTTGCTGTTATTAAAAGCAGCTCATCGACGACGTCTTCTAGCGTTTTCAATCGACTTGGCGTTAATAAGAAATGA
- the LOC124315893 gene encoding chloride channel CLIC-like protein 1, protein MHFFRITISVFVTVQLFLLVCCDFEDDDTYPEFEFTNIDRSNYVDPHDMLNYDRPKIKATSKETAESRTHCDECTAMVCKPSDQNLDSQEETELPALVVGSENSTQLNQEGQEAVNCSKNTTLIELPFLGRFVKTLTVTLQIKDKLMEDNDVLYVPLLAVVSKRTQFILNEIIKEGEGIQLKHLADLDEILTNLLILNEEKQDSPDLFSIKSIFSSDLLQPKDWIMVMFVFSLWFVLWLTFKGYSYSYILSRSFLPFFTVCWFWHWHYMQQVVSAKRHSDLSKNVDIPVECNLEKLTAWDTMRLYISKNVLRNPDPCEEYYRVLMTDPSYEVNPFVALIDMLVIGVFQPLEYIGTKIGSFFDGLLTSTGWLYKIPVLVVVLLIILMILLMCFNYEIRLPFVKLAPSAPLPLRPTEATKSVQQSITGSHNVQQVPRLAPEHHRIVSHPALNVAMGDPRHQYVYEEQSVTIKRTYSQVQPVEQRAQESVEDSPEDSTVPSGTIEELAGNTLPILKANDVNNRKLPQPDELVSADLAEGSEKISEDFTSTETTCKGIDP, encoded by the exons atgcatttttttcgAATAACAATATCAGTTTTCGTGACTGTCCAGTTGTTTTTATTAGTCTGTTGTGATTTCGAAGATGACGATACATATCCGGAATTTGAGTTTACCAACATTGATCGATCTAATTATGTTGATCCTCATGATATGCTCAATTACGATAGACCCAAAATCAAAGCCACTTCAAAGGAAACAGCTGAATCAAGAACACATTGTGATGAATGTACTGCCATGGTGTGTAAACCAAGTGACCAAAACTTGGATTCCCAAGAAGAAACTGAACTTCCAGCTTTGGTTGTAGGTTCTGAAAATTCCACACAATTAAACCAAGAGGGCCAGGAAGCAGTTAACTGTTCAAAAAACACAACATTGATTGAGTTACCTTTTCTTGGACGATTTGTTAAAACTTTAACAGTAACACTACAAATAAAG GATAAGCTTATGGAAGACAATGATGTTCTGTATGTACCTCTGCTAGCAGTTGTAAGTAAAAGAACACAGTTTATTCTAAATGAAATCATAAAGGAAGGAGAAGGTATCCAGCTCAAACACTTGGCTGATTTGGATGAAATTCTTACCAATCTTCTAATactaaatgaagaaaaacaagattcACCAgatcttttttctattaaaaGCATTTTCAGCAGTGATTTACTCCAGCCTAAG GATTGGATTATGGTTATGTTTGTCTTTAGCCTTTGGTTTGTGTTGTGGCTGACGTTTAAGGGCTATTCGTATTCATATATCTTATCTCGATCGTTTCTGCCGTTCTTCACCGTATGTTGGTTCTGGCACTGGCACTACATGCAGCAG GTGGTTTCTGCTAAACGACATTCAGACTTGTCAAAAAATGTCGATATTCCTGTAGAATGTAATCTGGAAAAATTAACAGCGTGGGATACAATGAGGCTATATAtaagtaaaaatgttttgagaAATCCTGATCCGTGTGAAGAATATTACCGAGTTTTGATGACCGACCCCAGCTATGAAGTAAATCCGTTTGTCGCGCTGATTGACATGCTTGTGATTGGAGTATTTCAACCTTTGGAATACATCGGAACTAAAATTGGGAGCTTTTTCGATGGACTTCTTA CGTCAACAGGATGGCTGTACAAAATCCCAGTTTTAGTAGTCGTTCTTCTCATAATTCTCATGATTCTTCTAATGTGTTTTAATTATGAAATCCGTCTTCCATTTGTCAAATTGGCCCCCTCAGCCCCATTGCCTTTACGGCCTACAGAAGCTACTAAAAGTGTGCAGCAGTCTATAACAGGTTCTCATAATGTGCAACAGGTTCCAAGATTGGCGCCTGAACATCACCGAATAGTAAGTCATCCAGCACTAAATGTGGCTATGGGTGATCCCAGGCATCAGTACGTCTATGAAGAACAATCTGTTACAATAAAGCGAACATATTCGCAAGTGCAACCTGTTGAACAACGTGCGCAAGAATCAGTTGAGGATTCTCCAGAAGACTCTACTGTTCCCTCCGGAACTATAGAAGAGCTTGCCGGTAACACACTTCCCATCCTGAAGGCGAATGATGTAAATAATCGAAAACTCCCCCAACCTGACGAATTGGTGTCCGCAGATTTGGCAGAAGGGTCTGAAAAAATATCTGAGGATTTCACATCAACTGAAACAACTTGTAAAGGTATTGATCCCTGA
- the LOC124315955 gene encoding signal recognition particle 14 kDa protein-like, with translation MVVLENDAFLTSLTLMYQKARLHGSVRVTLKRYDGRTKPVPRVEATANNEEPEYSCIFRATLASKKISTIVTANALSEFQAAFSSTIRSNMDGLKKQKKSKGKRKSKATATQ, from the exons ATGGTTGTTCTCGAAAACGATGCC TTTTTGACGTCGCTCACTTTGATGTACCAGAAAGCCAGGCTACATGGATCTGTGCGAGTGACACTGAAAAGAT acGATGGACGGACAAAACCAGTGCCTAGAGTTGAGGCTACAGCCAACAATGAGGAACCAGAGTACAGTTGTATTTTCAGAGCTACACTAGCCAGCAAGAAAATCAGCACAATT GTGACTGCAAATGCtttatcagaatttcaagctgcctTCAGTTCCACCATTAGATCTAACATGGATGGCTTGAAGAAGCAGAAAAAATCAAAGGGAAAACGTAAATCTAAAGCCACAGCCACCCAATGA
- the LOC124315883 gene encoding tetratricopeptide repeat protein 27-like, whose product MPEVCRKQVTLEVELSLLDPQLRSTDLTHLCDDLKDLIEHIQKGNFEDVLKHCPIRIFGAGIQQSSIKEAVERFCHDNSSDETSLFQLLCIGISALQRFIQSNWLGCNKCEMSSDDDMIDSASKECLIIDAECLFPTIKDLQLLLAAKTILFDFKEQFMHFKLSGWWLMRYLYVHQRVLEESSQLLHSAFLENIIGKIDQLEESLGGNLLFNSLLQLELGYTYLLYGEVQKTKLHFEKANEIVGFRCEWTGAMGKRTQYQQTPLPQLTIRVHFNMDEALLTDTTGRASDLPRDVRLEDDTRLNQIAFINKDDNILPDLPPLYQSLLIAHATQIEKFHPKDDLLGEELSPLLNCILGYPKIWSFHVSSLVMRSKLESTQRRAVERALSQLQELADSLAKVSPDAHRRIEYFYVSRIPLECELQSELAEVLKSLGAISSALDIYIRLQLWDGVIACYQQLDRKHKAEEIVRQELAKGETPKLWCLLGNCTDDVTYYEKAWELSKHSSARAQRDWAMHFYNKKQLREAIPHFQESLRVNGLQENIWIRLAFCAMDMEDWEIAASAYRRYCGLNSESFEAWNNVAKCYAKLGQKTRAWRALQEAVKCNYENWKIWDNLMIVSIDCCEYEEAIRSYNRILELKEKHVDVQVLKILVQAIVENKEDNYGQEVNRLGAVVQKLFGRLTSQVTNDAQVWEVYADLLAGNGSTETTTAFRVAQLMQKSYRSAIQEKNWEKDIQSCTFTLRLCRKYVESCLDLMNKDSSKENFQLASSAKLSLRSAISQVKLCYELDLPEEIKEILDALENLQKDLQNKLTTN is encoded by the exons ATGCCAGAAGTGTGTCGAAAGCAAGTAACTCTTGAAGTAGAGCTATCCCTATTGGATCCTCAACTTAGATCAACAGATCTGACACATTTATGTGATG ATCTCAAAGACCTGATTGAACACATCCAAAAAGGAAACTTTGAAGATGTTCTAAAGCACTGTCCAATTAGGATTTTTGGAGCAGGTATTCAACAATCGTCAATCAAAGAAGCAGTTGAACGATTTTGCCATGATAATTCAAGTGATGAAACCAG TTTATTTCAGTTGCTTTGCATTGGGATATCTGCCTTGCAGCGGTTTATTCAAAGTAACTGGCTTGGATGCAACAAATGTGAAATGTCATCTGATGATGACATGATAGACAGTGCATCCAAAGAATGCTTAATTATTGATGCAGAATGCTTATTTCCCACCATTAAAGACCTACAATTGCTCTTGGCTGCAAAAACCATCTTATTTGACTTCAAGGAACAGTTCATGCACTTCAAG CTTTCAGGTTGGTGGCTCATGAGGTATTTATATGTCCACCAACGAGTCTTAGAGGAGTCATCCCAATTGCTGCATTCTGCATTCCTTGAAAACATTATTGGCAAGATTGATCAGCTTGAAGAATCACTTGGAGGTAACTTGCTTTTCAACTCTCTGTTGCAGTTGGAGCTCGGTTACACCTACTTGCTGTATGGTGAAGTGCAAAAAACCAaacttcattttgaaaaagctaATGAGATTGTTGGTTTTAGATGTGAATGGACAG GAGCAATGGGGAAAAGGACGCAGTATCAACAAACTCCGCTACCCCAATTAACTATCAGAGTTCATTTCAACATGGATGAGGCGCTGCTGACAGATACTACCGGACGAGCAAGTGATCTGCCAAGAGACGTGCGATTAGAGGATGACACCCGTTTGAATCAGATCGCCTTTATCAACAAAGATGACAATATTCTCCCTGATCTTCCTCCTCTGTACCAATCTCTTTTGATTGCTCATGC aactcaaattgaaaaattccatCCTAAAGATGACCTTCTTGGAGAAGAACTATCACCTTTACTAAAC TGTATCTTAGGCTATCCAAAAATCTGGTCTTTTCATGTCAGCTCTTTGGTGATGCGCTCCAAGTTGGAGTCTACGCAGCGCCGCGCTGTTGAACGAGCTCTTTCTCAGTTGCAAGAGCTAGCAGATTCTCTAGCAAAAGTCAGCCCTGATGCACATCGtcgaattgaatatttttatgtttCGCGAATTCCGCTCGAGTGTGAACTTCAAAGCGAATTGGCCGAAGTTCTTAAAAGTCTTGGAGCAATCAGCAGTGCGTTAGACATTTATATTCGTCTCCAGCTGTGGGATGGTGTTATTGCTTGTTACCAACAACTCGACAGAAAACATAAG GCAGAGGAAATTGTCCGCCAAGAATTGGCAAAAGGTGAAACACCCAAGCTGTGGTGTCTACTTGGAAATTGCACTGATGATGTGACATATTACGAAAAAGCATGGGAATTGTCCAAGCACTCGAGCGCTAGAGCTCAACGAGATTGGGCAATGCACttttacaacaaaaaacag CTTCGCGAAGCTATCCCCCACTTTCAAGAGTCCTTAAGAGTCAATGGATTACAGGAAAATATCTGGATTCGATTGGCCTTTTGTGCTATGGATATGGAAGACTGGGAAATTGCCGCCTCTGCATACCGTCGATATTGCGGTCTGAACTCTGAG TCGTTTGAGGCTTGGAATAATGTAGCCAAATGTTATGCCAAACTGGGCCAGAAAACTCGGGCTTGGAGAGCTTTGCAGGAAGCCGTCAAGTGTAACTATGAAAATTGGAAGATTTGGGACAATCTAATGATCGTATCCATCGATTGCTGCGAATATGAAGAA GCCATACGTTCATACAACCGTATCCTTgaactgaaagaaaaacatgtcgACGTTCAAGTGCTGAAAATATTGGTTCAAGCAATCGTGGAGAACAAAGAAGATAATTACGGCCAAGAAGTCAATCGACTCGGTGCAGTTGttcaaaaactttttggcCGCTTAACTTCACAGGTGACCAATGACGCACAAGTTTGGGAAGTGTATGCCGACCTTTTGGCTGGCAACGGAAGTACGGAAACAACGACGGCCTTTCGAGTGGCTCAACTCATGCAAAAATCCTATCGAAGTGCCATCCAGGAAAAGAACTGGGAAAAGGATATTCAATCTTGTACGTTTACTCTTAGGTTGTGTAGAAAGTACGTAGAAAGTTGTCTAGACTTGATGAACAAGGATTCATccaaagaaaattttcaacttgCTAGTTCTGCAAAACTAAGTTTAAGGTCTGCTATAAGCCAGGTTAAACTTTGCTATGAGTTGGACCTTCCAgaggaaattaaagaaattcttGATGCCCTGGAAAATCTACAAAaagatttacaaaataaattaactaCTAACTAA